The following are encoded in a window of Primulina eburnea isolate SZY01 chromosome 4, ASM2296580v1, whole genome shotgun sequence genomic DNA:
- the LOC140829610 gene encoding uncharacterized protein, whose translation MNVADEVYKQIGINLLSQCWVPPVPNQLRLDIDAGFDEGRNQFSVGAVIRDNNGTVLGASAHIIRHPGSVKDAELCAIRFGMEFCLNLGLHDVNIFSDSLLAVQAISNSLVDLGPSGVLSIDILIMLKMDAFLSINHMPRSANRAAHRLARVASEVSSFVVWCSGDIPDWLLNIVNHDIMK comes from the exons atGAATGTGGCAGATGAAGTCTATAAACAGATCG GCATCAATTTATTGAGCCAGTGTTGGGTGCCTCCAGTCCCGAATCAGTTGCGACTAGACATTGATGCTGGGTTTGATGAAGGTAGAAACCAGTTCAGTGTTGGGGCTGTGATCCGTGATAATAATGGTACAGTCTTGGGAGCTTCGGCTCACATTATTCGTCATCCGGGATCAGTGAAAGATGCGGAATTATGTGCTATCAGGTTCGGCATGGAGTTTTGTTTGAATCTAGGCCTTCACGATGTCAATATTTTCTCAGATTCGTTACTTGCTGTTCAAGCTATTAGCAACTCATTAGTTGACCTTGGTCCGAGTGGCGTGCTCTCAATCGACATTCTCATTATGCTGAAGATGGATGCTTTCTTGTCTATCAACCACATGCCGAGATCGGCCAACAGAGCTGCTCATCGGTTAGCTCGTGTAGCTTCTGAGGTTTCCTCTTTTGTTGTTTGGTGTTCTGGTGATATACCAGATTGGTTACTTAATATTGTAAATCATGATATTATGAAGTAA
- the LOC140829611 gene encoding MLP-like protein 423: MACTFSVEFEAKSDAEKIWDFVKNFHIICPQAFPQLYDSVEVVEGDGNSSGTVRIVKYVPGIPVTNIIERLDLVDDENKTISCTFLGGDIFEIYKSFKATLVLNPKGDGTIMKYYGEFERATGAEAFAHDVKDFIDLTFGILDKYLLSK; this comes from the exons ATGGCATGCACTTTTTCAGTGGAATTTGAAGCCAAATCTGATGCAGAAAAGATTTGGGACTTCGTCAAAAATTTCCATATTATATGCCCTCAAGCCTTCCCTCAATTGTATGACAGCGTCGAGGTGGTCGAAGGCGATGGAAACTCGAGCGGCACGGTCCGTATAGTCAAATATGTACCAG GGATTCCAGTAACAAACATTATAGAAAGGCTGGATTTAGTTGATGATGAGAACAAAACAATAAGTTGCACATTTTTAGGAGGAGATATCTTTGAAATTTACAAGAGCTTCAAGGCCACTTTGGTTTTAAATCCCAAAGGCGATGGAACCATAATGAAGTATTACGGAGAATTTGAAAGGGCAACCGGAGCTGAGGCTTTTGCCCACGACGTCAAGGATTTCATCGATTTAACTTTCGGCATTTTGGATAAATATCTCCTCTCCAAGTAA